A single Micromonospora luteifusca DNA region contains:
- a CDS encoding sulfite exporter TauE/SafE family protein — MRKLLILALVGLAAQLIDGSLGMAYGLTSSTLLLVAGVAPAAASASVHLAEIGTTLAAGVAHWRFGNVDWAVVTRIALPGAIGAFAGATLLSSISTESAAPWMAGILFTIGAYLLVRFARPLRTDRVGGRLRGRFLGPLGLVAGFVDATGGGGWGPVATPALLVSGRLEPRKVIGSVDTAEFVVAGAASVGFLIGLGTEGFLLPTVAALLVGGIIAAPLAAWLVRIVPAQLLGAAVGGVIVLTNARTLIRSAELDGPARPTVYALLAAGWLAALVLAVRALRRTRRARAEAANTSASASASLAGPDDLAAAPAVAAPVELAATGTPTPR, encoded by the coding sequence GTGCGCAAGCTGCTGATCCTCGCTCTGGTCGGGCTCGCCGCGCAGTTGATCGACGGTTCGCTCGGCATGGCGTACGGGCTGACCTCGTCCACTCTGCTGCTGGTCGCCGGGGTCGCTCCGGCCGCCGCCTCGGCCTCGGTGCACCTGGCGGAGATCGGCACCACGCTCGCCGCCGGGGTCGCGCACTGGCGGTTCGGCAACGTCGACTGGGCGGTGGTGACCCGCATCGCCCTGCCCGGCGCGATCGGCGCCTTCGCCGGTGCCACCCTGCTCAGCTCGATCTCCACCGAGTCGGCCGCGCCGTGGATGGCCGGCATCCTCTTCACGATCGGCGCGTACCTGCTGGTCCGCTTCGCTCGACCGCTGCGTACCGATCGGGTCGGTGGGCGGCTGCGTGGTCGTTTCCTCGGACCCCTGGGCCTGGTCGCCGGCTTCGTCGACGCAACCGGCGGCGGCGGGTGGGGGCCGGTGGCGACTCCGGCGCTCCTGGTCTCCGGCCGGTTGGAGCCACGCAAGGTGATCGGCTCGGTGGACACCGCCGAGTTCGTGGTGGCCGGCGCGGCCAGCGTCGGCTTCCTGATCGGGCTCGGCACCGAGGGGTTCCTGCTCCCCACCGTCGCCGCGCTACTGGTCGGCGGGATCATCGCCGCACCGCTGGCCGCCTGGCTGGTGCGTATCGTGCCCGCTCAACTGCTCGGCGCGGCGGTCGGCGGCGTGATCGTGCTGACCAACGCCCGCACGTTGATCCGCTCCGCCGAGTTGGACGGCCCGGCCCGACCCACCGTGTACGCCCTGCTGGCCGCCGGCTGGCTGGCCGCGCTGGTGCTCGCGGTGCGGGCGCTGCGTCGTACCCGCCGGGCCCGGGCCGAGGCCGCGAACACCTCCGCCTCGGCCTCTGCCTCCCTTGCCGGTCCCGACGACCTCGCTGCGGCGCCCGCCGTCGCGGCTCCGGTCGAGCTGGCGGCAACGGGTACGCCAACCCCGCGCTGA
- the pyk gene encoding pyruvate kinase, translating to MGVTRRVKIVCTLGPATSSPERIRGLVEAGMNVARLNFSHGSHADHEAVYRLVREASEAAGKPVAVLADLQGPKIRLGKFADGPHEWRTGDSVVITGDDILGTKERVSCTYRKLPQEVKPGDRLLIDDGRVAVEVTDVTGNDIRCLVTEGGPVSNNKGVSLPNVAVSVPAMSEKDAEDLRFSLGLGVDLVALSFVRSAEDIKLVHGIMAEENVFRPVLAKVEKPEAVEHLEAIVLAFDGVMVARGDLGVEMPLDQVPLVQKRAVQLCRENAKPVIVATQMLDSMIENSRPTRAEASDVANAVLDGADAVMLSGETSVGKYPVLTVSTMAKIVTTTESGSIGVPRLQHDPRTHGGALTVAASSIARAINAKALVAFSQTGDTVRRLSRLHCDLPLLAFTPVPEVRDQLALTWGVETFLMPFVQHTDDMFRQVDQALLGLNRANPGDYVVIVAGSPPGTPGSTNTLRVHQLGSLVDAASARALQ from the coding sequence ATGGGCGTGACACGCCGTGTGAAGATCGTCTGCACCCTTGGTCCCGCCACCTCGTCCCCGGAGCGCATCCGGGGTCTCGTCGAAGCCGGCATGAACGTGGCGAGGCTCAACTTCAGCCACGGCAGCCACGCCGATCACGAGGCGGTCTATCGACTGGTCCGGGAGGCGTCCGAGGCGGCAGGTAAGCCCGTGGCGGTCCTCGCCGACCTGCAGGGCCCCAAGATCCGCCTCGGCAAGTTCGCCGACGGCCCCCACGAGTGGCGCACCGGCGACTCGGTGGTGATCACCGGTGACGACATTCTCGGCACCAAGGAGCGGGTCTCCTGCACCTATCGCAAGCTGCCGCAGGAGGTGAAGCCCGGTGACCGGCTGCTGATCGACGACGGTCGGGTCGCCGTCGAGGTCACCGACGTCACCGGCAACGACATCCGCTGCCTGGTCACCGAGGGTGGCCCGGTCTCCAACAACAAGGGCGTCTCGCTGCCCAACGTGGCGGTCAGCGTGCCCGCCATGTCGGAGAAGGACGCCGAGGACCTGCGCTTCTCCCTCGGCCTCGGCGTCGACCTGGTCGCGCTCTCCTTCGTCCGCTCGGCCGAGGACATCAAGCTCGTCCACGGCATCATGGCCGAGGAGAACGTGTTCCGGCCGGTGCTGGCCAAGGTCGAGAAGCCGGAGGCCGTGGAGCACCTCGAAGCCATCGTGCTGGCCTTCGACGGCGTGATGGTCGCCCGCGGTGACCTCGGCGTCGAGATGCCGCTGGACCAGGTCCCCCTGGTGCAGAAGCGCGCCGTGCAGTTGTGCCGGGAGAACGCCAAGCCGGTCATCGTGGCCACCCAGATGCTCGACTCCATGATCGAAAATTCCCGCCCCACCCGGGCGGAGGCCTCCGACGTCGCCAACGCGGTGCTCGACGGCGCGGACGCGGTGATGCTCTCCGGCGAGACCAGCGTCGGCAAGTACCCGGTGCTGACCGTCAGCACCATGGCCAAGATCGTGACGACCACCGAGTCCGGCTCGATCGGGGTGCCCCGGCTGCAGCACGACCCGCGTACCCACGGTGGCGCGCTCACCGTTGCCGCCTCGTCGATCGCCCGGGCCATCAACGCCAAGGCGCTCGTCGCCTTCTCGCAGACCGGTGACACCGTCCGACGGCTGTCCCGCCTGCACTGCGACCTGCCGCTGCTGGCCTTCACGCCGGTCCCCGAGGTGCGCGACCAGCTCGCCCTCACCTGGGGCGTGGAGACCTTCCTGATGCCGTTCGTGCAGCACACCGACGACATGTTCCGCCAGGTCGACCAGGCGCTGCTCGGCCTCAACCGGGCCAACCCCGGTGACTACGTGGTGATCGTGGCGGGCAGCCCGCCCGGCACCCCCGGCTCGACCAACACGCTGCGCGTCCACCAGCTCGGCTCGCTGGTCGACGCGGCGTCGGCGCGGGCCCTGCAGTGA
- a CDS encoding acyl-CoA thioesterase encodes MSDGRVAVGQAAVDQLLEVLDLDPTGEMTFRGMSPPVGPQRVYGGQVAGQALVAAGRTVDPERFVHSLHGYFVRPGDPVEPIEYQVENIRDGRSFSVRRSVALQHGKPIFFMSASFQRAEEGLDHQAPAPLDVPPPQDVPTMNDRLSRYPERLGIWGQIPRPIDVRYVGEPGWVRPGDRPADPHQRVWMRIDGKLPDDPLLHACALTYASDLTLLDSVLSAHGEVWGPGGLVGASLDHALWFHRPFRADEWFLYDCLSPSASGARGLATGRMFTTDGQQIASAVQEGLLRRVGA; translated from the coding sequence GTGAGCGACGGTCGGGTCGCGGTCGGCCAGGCGGCGGTGGACCAGCTGCTGGAAGTGTTGGACCTCGACCCGACCGGGGAAATGACCTTCCGGGGGATGAGCCCCCCGGTCGGCCCACAACGGGTGTACGGCGGCCAGGTAGCGGGTCAGGCCCTGGTCGCCGCCGGCCGCACGGTCGATCCGGAGCGGTTCGTGCACTCGCTGCACGGTTACTTCGTCCGCCCCGGCGACCCCGTCGAGCCGATCGAATACCAGGTGGAGAACATCCGCGACGGCCGGTCCTTCTCGGTGCGCCGCTCCGTCGCCCTCCAGCACGGTAAGCCGATCTTCTTCATGTCGGCGTCGTTCCAGCGGGCCGAGGAGGGTCTGGACCACCAGGCCCCGGCCCCACTGGACGTACCCCCGCCGCAGGACGTGCCGACGATGAACGACCGGCTCTCCCGTTACCCGGAGCGGCTGGGCATCTGGGGTCAGATCCCGCGCCCGATCGACGTGCGCTACGTCGGCGAGCCCGGCTGGGTCCGCCCCGGCGACCGACCCGCCGACCCGCACCAGCGCGTCTGGATGCGGATCGACGGCAAACTGCCGGACGATCCACTGCTGCACGCCTGCGCGCTCACCTACGCGTCGGACCTCACCCTGCTGGACTCGGTGCTCTCCGCGCACGGGGAGGTGTGGGGGCCGGGCGGGTTGGTCGGCGCGAGCCTCGACCACGCCCTGTGGTTCCACCGGCCGTTCCGCGCCGACGAGTGGTTCCTCTACGACTGCTTGAGCCCGTCGGCGTCCGGTGCGCGTGGGCTGGCCACCGGCCGGATGTTCACCACGGACGGCCAGCAGATCGCCAGCGCCGTCCAGGAAGGTCTGCTGCGTCGCGTAGGCGCCTGA
- a CDS encoding RrF2 family transcriptional regulator — protein MRLSARVDYALRAAAELAATASGPGRGRPVTADQIARAQEIPPKFLESILLQLRRGGIVHAQRGPEGGYWLARPAEEITLAEVIRVIDGPLAHVRGQRPEQLGYHGPARALQEVWIALRASEREILDLVSIADVAAGTMPPRVTELVADPRAWI, from the coding sequence ATGCGCCTCTCCGCCCGGGTCGACTACGCCCTCCGCGCGGCCGCTGAGCTTGCCGCGACGGCCAGTGGTCCTGGGCGCGGCCGGCCGGTCACGGCCGACCAGATCGCCCGTGCCCAGGAAATCCCGCCGAAGTTCCTGGAAAGCATCCTGCTCCAGTTGCGCCGGGGCGGCATCGTGCACGCCCAGCGCGGTCCGGAGGGCGGATACTGGTTGGCCCGCCCCGCCGAGGAGATCACCCTCGCCGAGGTGATCCGGGTGATCGACGGGCCGCTCGCCCACGTACGCGGGCAGCGCCCGGAGCAGCTCGGCTACCACGGCCCGGCGCGCGCGCTCCAGGAAGTCTGGATCGCGTTGCGGGCGAGCGAGCGGGAGATCCTGGACCTGGTCAGCATCGCCGACGTGGCCGCGGGCACCATGCCCCCGCGCGTCACCGAGCTGGTCGCCGACCCGCGCGCCTGGATCTGA
- a CDS encoding YceI family protein codes for MTDIATRTWDGMTIPVAGTYLLDQAHKRIGFLSRHMMVSPVRGEFAEATAQIFVAEDPLLSSVTATIASASITTGSADRDTHLKSADFLDVERYPTLEYRSTGIKWQGNEDPIFQWARLRSHRLGGRGRSPIVPPQSDGTPGRFVLTGELTVKGITRAVDLEVNFGGARTDPYGQNIFGFSAMAEINREDYGLIWNVMLESGGVLVGKTVQIEIAGEAIYQA; via the coding sequence ATGACCGATATCGCCACACGCACCTGGGATGGCATGACCATCCCGGTCGCCGGCACCTATCTTCTCGATCAGGCGCACAAGCGGATCGGTTTCCTGTCCCGGCACATGATGGTGAGCCCGGTGCGCGGCGAGTTCGCCGAGGCCACGGCACAGATCTTCGTGGCGGAGGACCCGCTGCTCTCCTCGGTGACGGCGACCATCGCGTCGGCGAGCATCACCACCGGCAGCGCCGACCGGGACACGCATCTGAAGAGTGCCGATTTCCTCGATGTGGAGCGTTACCCCACGCTCGAATATCGAAGCACCGGGATCAAGTGGCAGGGCAACGAGGACCCCATCTTCCAGTGGGCCCGTCTGCGCAGCCATCGGCTCGGTGGGCGAGGCCGGAGTCCCATTGTCCCGCCGCAGTCCGACGGCACACCCGGCCGATTCGTGCTCACCGGTGAGTTGACGGTGAAGGGAATCACGCGGGCTGTCGACCTTGAGGTGAATTTCGGTGGCGCTCGTACTGATCCGTACGGGCAGAACATCTTTGGATTCAGCGCGATGGCCGAAATCAACCGTGAGGACTACGGCCTGATCTGGAATGTCATGCTCGAGAGCGGCGGGGTGCTGGTCGGCAAGACGGTGCAGATCGAAATCGCCGGCGAGGCTATCTACCAGGCCTGA